The genome window AAAATTATTATTAATTACATAGCATAGCAGAAACTACTTGCTACACTGGAACTAGTATAAAAAATAGCTTTATTATACTCAGCATCGACTAGATAGCATGAAGTTATATTTAGTTTTGGTCATTGTAATCGTTGCTGTCATATTAATTGCATCTGGTGTTGTTATCCTACTTCACAACGTTTCACAGCAGACCAATTTGACAAAAGTTGTATTTCCTACTCAAACCAAAATTTCTTCAATCTTAGGGAATGGGTGGAACATAACTGGTTTATTTGAAGAGAATTACAGCAGTGCAGTTAACCAGCAATATCCCGGAGGTACAGCTTTATATCAAGAATATATCCAAAATGGAAATCAAACAATTACGCTCAGTGTAATTCAATTGAACTCTTCAACAACTACATTAAAAGGGGTTAAGATTGGAAAGTATTTGGTTTCGGCAAACATATCTGGTAATTCGAGTAAGTTTGACTTAAGTGGTATAGAGAACCTAGAAATAGAGACCTTGAAGAGCGGAAATGGTTTAACACCAGAACTTAACCCACTATTATTTCCCGCCAATGAGACAATTTCGCTCTTGGAATTTGGCAACGCTATAACGAAAAACTATACCCTTTATTTTGAGACCATAATGTACAACAACTCATTTATATCGATAGATATAGCAAACTCATCAAACATATCATCATTATTTACCTATTTATTGAAAAGTACTGGACAGAACATCACAGTATCGACTATTAACGGTATGCATTACTTTAATTTGAGCTTCGTCAGTCAGTATGGTAGTGTTTACTACTTTGTAGGAATTAAAGATAATTATCTGATATTCATGCAATCTCAAACTCCACAAGCTTTTCAATTCTTTGTAGGGATATCGAAAAAAGTTTAGATTTTAAACTTTTAGATTTCTTTATTTTCTTAGTACTTTATAAATGACGCCTGCTATCATCCATACTATAAATGACGCTACTCCTATTAATACATACGCATTAACTGATGTAGTTACAATATTAGCGAATACCACAAATAATAATATTACATTTATTGCTGCGGTAAGAAGAACATTCCATAAGCCTAGACTATTATTTTTCCTTAAGATAAATAGTAAACTTAGATTAGCAGTAAATAGCGCTATTAGGAATCCAAATGTAGTCGTTATTCCTACCGATAAGAAAACATTTTCTGGACCAATTAACAGTGAAAAGATAATAGTATACGCTAAGGAAAATATAAGCGAGAACAGTATAGCCTTATGCGGAGTCTTATTAGTTTGATGAACGTCATATAGTCTCTTATCTAATACACCATCCCTTGCCATAGCATATACTACTCTAGATACCGTATTAAAGAAAGTTACGGAATCCGTTAATCCACTATTTATGAGAAGAATTGTCAATACTATACCTAAAGCTACACCCCCATATTTTACTCCTAGGATTATCCCAGGGACAAGTTCCGTAAAGAAAGAAGACATGTTATTCACGCCCCATCCTACTACAAACGCTTCACTTGCGATTATATATGTTATACCAACTAGTAGCGCTGCAACAAATACTCCCTTAGATATTGTATTCTTAGGATCCTTAGCCTCTTCTCCCAAAACTGATGTCGTCTCATATCCCGCAAAAGCCAGAAATACAAACGCCATTCCTACACCAACATTAAATGGAGAGGAATACTTAAACGTAAACGTACTTGGATCTGGAGAAACTTTGGTAAATATTAGAAGAGAAGTAGCTACTATAAAAACTATTTCAAGGATACTCATCGTTAAAGTGAACTTTAAAGAAGGTCTTACTCCCAAATAAGATAAGACACCTCCAAATAAGGCTACTACTATGACCAATGGAATCCACAACCACGATGGAGTAGAAACACCTAAGACTTGTAGTGCACCAGGTAGAAAGACTCCGATTGACAAGTAGATGAACACTAATGCAGTTAAAGCGTATAGTACGTAAGCCCATCCTATAAGATAACCTATAGCTCTTCCTAATCCAGCAGAAATAAAGGCATATATCCCACCAGCGCTCTGAACATATCTACTTGTAATGGATAATCTAGTCGCATCTAATAGAACTCCTAAAGTTGCAATTAGAACTGCTAAAGGAAGTGAGGCATAAGCATAAGCAGCAGCTCCAGTTAATGTTACTAGACTAGCCATCGCAGGAGCTGCACCACCAATACCTTGAGCTATAACTTCTCTCAATGAAACGATTCCCCTAGCTAACTCCTTGTTTTCCTTCATAATTCTAACATCAAACGATTATCTTAAATATTTTTCTTAGAAATGCATAAATATAAGATTTAAAAATATTTAAAATATTTAAACTTGATCAGAACACTTCCACACTTTTATCGAAAATGTTCCTTGGCAAATACGCCGTAACTATCCAGTTGGGAACATCAACAACCTCACTAACCCTAAGGTTTACTGCAACACTAGCCAATATGTAAGCCTCTACCGGAGTCATGTATTTGGATAAGATAGATATTATTCCCTTAATGGCCTTTTTTGCTGCAATCCACAAGTTAGGATCTATACCAGGCTACGCTATATATTCGTCGTATTCCATCTCCTTTACTTTCTTAGCCACGAAAAGTGGTTGAGTTAAACCAACATTTTTAATTAACCTAACTTTCATTGTAACCTCCATGGGTGCCTCTATTGCAGTTCCACATACCTCGCCATCCCCTTGGGCTAAATGAGTATCGCCTATGGAAAGTAGCGCTCCATTTACAAATACCGGGAGATATAACTTTGTGCCTATAGTTAAGTGTTTTATATCCATATTCCCTCCGTTTTCCCTTGGAGGTATTGTACTCAGCTTTCCCCTATATGGTAATCCAGTACCTATTACTCCAGGGAAAGGATATATGGGGACTTTAACGTTTAAATCGCCAAATTTCGCATAAGCGTATTTCTCATCAACTTTCCAAATCTTGAGAGCGGGACCTTGAAGATCTATAGGTGCGGTATATTGCTCATCAGCCAGAAATCCAAATCCAGGAAGTACTCCAGTCCATCCCCATCCCTTATGCCTAAATTCTAAGAACTCAACCTCTAATGCGTCTCCAGGCTCAGCACCCTTTACCTCTATGGGACCGGTTAATGGGTGGATTTTTGAGAAGTCTAGTTTTATGAGATCTTTTTCTGTTGATGAAGGCGTGACTTGGCCATCAGAAGCTTCTTTGGTTTCTACTGTTATTATATCCCCATCACTTATCGTCATAATTGGAGGTATAGAGTTATCCCATTTGTTGTGGGTTATTGCATGAATAGTATATTGCATAATATTAATTCCCTTTCTTTACTTATAAGCGTTGAAAGTTCATTTGTTACTTTCTTCTAGCAATGATCTCAACTGATCTCTTACCAATTTTTTGTCAAGTTTACCTGTACTAGTTTTAGGTATTGAATCCACGAATATTATCTTATCTGGTAACCACCATTTTGGAAACTTATTTAGTGACTTCAAATACTCTATAATTTCACTTTCGCTAACTTCTCTCCCCGGTTTCTTCACGACTAGAGCAATTGGTCTCTCTCCCCATTTCTCATCTTTAACACCAACAACGACTGCTTCTAACACCTTCTCATATGACATGATGGCGTTCTCCAGATCAACACTACTTATCCACTCTCCACCACTTTTAATTAAATCCTTTAGCCTGTCTACAACTTTCACACTTCCGTCAAGGTTTATCTTTGCTACATCACCAGTCCTAAACCACCTAATTTGAGTATCGGATTTATCATTAAGGTATTTTTTGGTTACAAACGCCCCTCTTGCCACTAATTCACCTATAGATTTGCCATCCCAAGGTAACTCCTTTCCTTCTGGATCCATCAATGCGATCTCAAACGCTGGAATTGGATAGCCTTGTTCTGACATCCTCTCTATATTATCGCTCTTATTTATCGTAGCTATTGCCTCAGTCTCAGTCATTCCCCAAGCGTGATAAGTTTTAACTCCAAGCTCCTTCAGTTTCTTAATCAATCCTAACGGTGGCTCAGCTCCACCAGTAACTACAACTTTTAATGGTAAATCTAGATTCTCCCTTTCTACATAATTTACAACATCAATCCATACAGTGGGAGCTCCAACTCCCACCGTGACCTTAAATTCTTTTATCATTTTTACTATATCCTCTGCCTTAGGCCTAGGACCAGGTAAAACTAATTTTGCCCCAGTCATTAATGATGCAAATGGTAAGTCCCATGCTGATATGTGAAACATGGGAACTATGGGCATTACTGTATCAGAAGAGGAAATACCTAGTACATCAGCTGTCAATAATGATAGTGAATGAATAAATATGCTCCTATGGCTGTATACAACTCCCTTTGGCTTCCCAGTTGTACCTGAAGTAAAACAAGCTATTGCACCTTGCTTTTCATCTACGTCAGGAAAATCTCTAATAGGTTCTTGCGAATTTATCTCTTCATCATATTTCTCATCAAAGATGAAAGTAGGCAAAGTGGAATTCCTATAAGTTATATCCTTGTCCATGAATATAGCTTTGTCCTCCATTGCCCTAATTACATAATCCATTTCAGATTCGTGAAACCTTACATTAACCGTATGCAAGACTCCACCTAGTAAAGGAACTGCGAAGTACAACTCTAAATGTCTCTGAGTATTCCATGCTATTGACGCAACTGTTTTCTCTGATATGCCGTTAGTCTTCAAGAAGGTGGCTAGTTTTCTGACCCTTAATGCAAAATCTGAATATGTGTAACGGACTATTCCTTCATGAGTTCTAGATATAATCTCTCTGTCCCTATACAACTTTTCTATTCTCCAGAAAATGGATTTAATATTGAGATTGTAGTCCATTATTGTTGAATCCATAAGTATTTATCGCATTTTATTCTAATAAGTTTTTTAATTTATTGATCTCGCGTCACCATTAGCGATTAGTAGCTGACATTATTCATATTGAGATTATTATCATTAAACCTAGTTTGTCTAATTATCTTTGATATAAACCGATGCACCTAGTATAAGACATTTTAATCTATCATAAAATGTCTCCTTAACTTATTTAGTGGACTTATTCCACTTTTTATTATATGATAACTGACTTTAAATGCCCAATATGCCATAGAAGGAATACTGCCTTAGTGATTAAGACTCGACCAATTCTATATCTTTACCCAGAAGAGCATTTATCTTTTCATATATGCGAAAAGATGAGATTAGATATATGCGATGAATTCATTAAAGTTGCCAGCAGATATGGAACATATTCTAAAGAGGGAATAAATAAACTTAGGGAAGTTGTTAATACAATAAAAGGATTAATAGCATTAAAGAATGTGGCATTAGGTAATTTAATACATGAGGGGGAGGAAATCATGAGAAGAGCTGAAAATTTGTGTAGTGATGAAAAAGAACACTATTATAAATGTCTGGAAGAAAAAGGAATTGAGAAAGGTAGGCAAAAAATTGTAGAAGCGATGATAAGTTTCTACTCCCAAATTGGCTTATACTCATGATAAGGAGTCTCATCTGAAGCTTCTGAGAGTACTTCCTCGATGTCCTTTTTACTTACTTCTCCCTTAAATTTCAGTATTACAAGAGCCCTAAGTTCCTTAAAATCTGGTTTAATTTCGACATTCTCTACACCGCTTATGGTCTTTAAAGCTCTATGAATTCTGCTAACGCAATTATTACAATATACGCCGCTAACCCAAAACCTTAACTCCCCCGTGCTAAGATTTTTCAATATTTTGTCTATTTCTGCCATATGTTAATATGTGTTATTTATATTAATAAACTTTTTATAAGGACTCTCTATGCTTAAACAGTTATATTAAATAAAGCTTCTTTTAACATAGAATGTAAGAACAAAAATTCTTCTATTATTCGTTTACTTCTTGTAGTATTCTGTGTATTGGTCTACTCTCAATAATACTCTTACCGTAATTTATAGTACTCCTATATGCATTGCTGGAAATGAATTTCTTGAATGACTCTAAATCCTTCCAAACACTATAAATCAAATACTCTGAAGGATCATCAACATTCTTGTAAAGTTTAGCGTCAATGAAACCATCAGCATTAGCTTTTAAATAACTCAAAACCTCCCTAAACTTATTTTCAAAATCCTTCTCGAAACCCCTTTTCACTTCATAATAAAAACCAACATTAATCATAATTAACACCTTATTTTCTATATATCACATAATGATATAGGGAGATACCCTCACCTAGCATTAGAAAGATCAGCCCTAAATCTATACCAAATAAATTAGAGAAATATCCAGTAGCTGGTATCGTCCATATTTGTGCTGCCAATATTATAGCGTAAATGAAGAGTAGAGCTACTATGCCTTCAGCTAGTTTCTTCTTCCACTCTGGCACTTTTTCTTCACTTATTGTAGCATTCTCGCTTCTTTGTTCCGCCTTTAATGCTATAGGTGCAATCTTTTTGGTAGTTAGTATAAATACTCCAGCAAGAGGGATAAATACTCCAACCGTTAAAATTGTAGGATTAGCCAGTAATTCGATCCCAGCTATTACAAACAGAGATGAAGCTAGGACAAATATCAATACTGTTATAGGACTTATTGTCCCTTTTATATTTCCTTTGTTATCTGTTCTTGGTCTGATCGCAGTAAGTCCTAAAGCTACTATTATGGCTGGTGGTAAATATACTAAAACTTGCTGACTAACTGGAATTTGTACGCCAGGAGTTAGGTCACCCCATATGGTTGTTTGTATTAAGTACGTTATCATTAGAATGCCTATCCCTATAAACACTTTCCTCTTTAACGGGTGGAGGTATTCTGTCCTATCGAGGAAAGGCACTAAGATAAGGTATATTAATGGAATAATTACGCCAATAAATAAGAATGCTAATACGTCACTAGTGAAGTCGGCTATTTTATACAAGAACAAGAAGAACCATGGTGGATAAGTTGTTATATGAGCTGCAGCAGGGCTGTTTGGTGGAGGGGCCGGTTTCGGATTTAAAAATGGATTTAGTTGTTGTGGGAGTCCATTAAGGTATGCTAGGGCATTTGGTATTATGAGAATAAATCCCCAAGTTAAGAATACTAAAGACATCATATAAACGAAATTTCTAGGCCACCACGGATTGAATTTCTGCCATTCTTCTTTAGTGTATACCGCTGGTATTTTATCCTTAACTTTCCTTGAAGGCATCATTCCGTAATGTTCAGCTAAAAAGAAGTGGAAAATGAATAGTAAGCCTATCAATGCGGTAAATATAATATGCCATGCTAGTACTCTACCGTAATCTCCAGCATCATAATTTCCAAATAGAAATGGAATGAAGATGGAAAGGCCTGGTATACTACTTATTATACCCTCCCCAACATCTACAGCACTAGTTGCCAACGCATCCCCTATCAAACTATAACCCAAGAATGCAGTACCTAAAGTTAGGACTAACATTATTACACCAATTATCCACAATAATTCTCTAGGTTTCTTATATGCCCCAGCAAAGTAATTCCTGAACATGTGAACATAGGCTAAAATTATCATAGCATACGCTCCATATAAGTGACTGTAAAGCACAACTGAACCATATGGCACACTATTTATCACGAACTCCGTCGAATTGTATCCAGCTTGGGCATTATAATATAGCAAAAGGATAAGTCCGGTTATTACGGTGTAAATGAACGCAGAAGCCACTAACGCACCTAACCAATAGTCTACTTTGTACATGTAATCTGGAGTTCTAAAGAAGGGTAAGTCATCTAATCCAAGTCTTTCTTTAAACCAATCCGATAATTTAGAGCTCATAAGAGTAAATTTAGGAAAAAAGGTAAAAAGTATTAAACGTTGGACTTATTACGAGAAAGGATTCTCAGATTCTTGCACCGTTGTCTTATCACCAACAAGGCTACCATAACTGGAGCTTAAATCTTCAGTAGGGTCATTTGCAGGTACACCATTATTTCCATTAGGATAAGTCGCAACTCCAACAGCACCTATAGCGTATAAGTAATCACTAGATGAGTCCCATTCTAAAACTACTGATGGCAATGGTCTAACCGTTGGTCCCGTAAGTACTGCGCCTCCGTGATATGGGTCATAAGTTGAACCATGACAATCACAATGTATTAATGCTGGAATCTTAGCTTGCTTTGCTGCTAGTAATGCAGCAGCCGTTAATTGGTCTGGTTCGGATGCAGTCAATTGAGCCGAACTTACATATTGCGGAGGGAAAAAGTGAATGTAGGGTGGAGTACATCCTAAGTGTTGGCATATTGCAGAATAAGCTACTATTGACTTATTAGGTCCAACACCTCCCGGGAATGTATAGGTTTTCCCAGTCTGAGGAACTACTACAGTTGTTGAAGGTATTTCTACCGGTTTTCCAGATGAGTCCCCTAGATTTATTAGAAAGTTTGGTTCACCCGTCATCGGATATTCAAATATAACTATAAATGGGCTATTAACTGGAATTTGCGATGCCTTAATCGGATTTCCGGACGAGTCCACTAATAATGACTTAGGAAAACCACTG of Sulfolobus sp. E5-1-F contains these proteins:
- a CDS encoding antibiotic biosynthesis monooxygenase family protein, whose translation is MINVGFYYEVKRGFEKDFENKFREVLSYLKANADGFIDAKLYKNVDDPSEYLIYSVWKDLESFKKFISSNAYRSTINYGKSIIESRPIHRILQEVNE
- a CDS encoding APC family permease, with protein sequence MKENKELARGIVSLREVIAQGIGGAAPAMASLVTLTGAAAYAYASLPLAVLIATLGVLLDATRLSITSRYVQSAGGIYAFISAGLGRAIGYLIGWAYVLYALTALVFIYLSIGVFLPGALQVLGVSTPSWLWIPLVIVVALFGGVLSYLGVRPSLKFTLTMSILEIVFIVATSLLIFTKVSPDPSTFTFKYSSPFNVGVGMAFVFLAFAGYETTSVLGEEAKDPKNTISKGVFVAALLVGITYIIASEAFVVGWGVNNMSSFFTELVPGIILGVKYGGVALGIVLTILLINSGLTDSVTFFNTVSRVVYAMARDGVLDKRLYDVHQTNKTPHKAILFSLIFSLAYTIIFSLLIGPENVFLSVGITTTFGFLIALFTANLSLLFILRKNNSLGLWNVLLTAAINVILLFVVFANIVTTSVNAYVLIGVASFIVWMIAGVIYKVLRK
- the soxC gene encoding proton pump complex cytochrome B SoxC translates to MSSKLSDWFKERLGLDDLPFFRTPDYMYKVDYWLGALVASAFIYTVITGLILLLYYNAQAGYNSTEFVINSVPYGSVVLYSHLYGAYAMIILAYVHMFRNYFAGAYKKPRELLWIIGVIMLVLTLGTAFLGYSLIGDALATSAVDVGEGIISSIPGLSIFIPFLFGNYDAGDYGRVLAWHIIFTALIGLLFIFHFFLAEHYGMMPSRKVKDKIPAVYTKEEWQKFNPWWPRNFVYMMSLVFLTWGFILIIPNALAYLNGLPQQLNPFLNPKPAPPPNSPAAAHITTYPPWFFLFLYKIADFTSDVLAFLFIGVIIPLIYLILVPFLDRTEYLHPLKRKVFIGIGILMITYLIQTTIWGDLTPGVQIPVSQQVLVYLPPAIIVALGLTAIRPRTDNKGNIKGTISPITVLIFVLASSLFVIAGIELLANPTILTVGVFIPLAGVFILTTKKIAPIALKAEQRSENATISEEKVPEWKKKLAEGIVALLFIYAIILAAQIWTIPATGYFSNLFGIDLGLIFLMLGEGISLYHYVIYRK
- a CDS encoding heavy-metal-associated domain-containing protein, giving the protein MAEIDKILKNLSTGELRFWVSGVYCNNCVSRIHRALKTISGVENVEIKPDFKELRALVILKFKGEVSKKDIEEVLSEASDETPYHEYKPIWE
- a CDS encoding long-chain fatty acid--CoA ligase translates to MDSTIMDYNLNIKSIFWRIEKLYRDREIISRTHEGIVRYTYSDFALRVRKLATFLKTNGISEKTVASIAWNTQRHLELYFAVPLLGGVLHTVNVRFHESEMDYVIRAMEDKAIFMDKDITYRNSTLPTFIFDEKYDEEINSQEPIRDFPDVDEKQGAIACFTSGTTGKPKGVVYSHRSIFIHSLSLLTADVLGISSSDTVMPIVPMFHISAWDLPFASLMTGAKLVLPGPRPKAEDIVKMIKEFKVTVGVGAPTVWIDVVNYVERENLDLPLKVVVTGGAEPPLGLIKKLKELGVKTYHAWGMTETEAIATINKSDNIERMSEQGYPIPAFEIALMDPEGKELPWDGKSIGELVARGAFVTKKYLNDKSDTQIRWFRTGDVAKINLDGSVKVVDRLKDLIKSGGEWISSVDLENAIMSYEKVLEAVVVGVKDEKWGERPIALVVKKPGREVSESEIIEYLKSLNKFPKWWLPDKIIFVDSIPKTSTGKLDKKLVRDQLRSLLEESNK
- the soxL2 gene encoding Rieske iron-sulfur protein SoxL2 — encoded protein: MIRFKTGKNDRPILDYSDLMFIRKLTSKMRDPKTKFDPKEFVNKGEDYLFNYTNKNVGSVDEKRRRFLKSLIFGIAAAAVVGIIPGLKVFVPSTVTVTSGFPKSLLVDSSGNPIKASQIPVNSPFIVIFEYPMTGEPNFLINLGDSSGKPVEIPSTTVVVPQTGKTYTFPGGVGPNKSIVAYSAICQHLGCTPPYIHFFPPQYVSSAQLTASEPDQLTAAALLAAKQAKIPALIHCDCHGSTYDPYHGGAVLTGPTVRPLPSVVLEWDSSSDYLYAIGAVGVATYPNGNNGVPANDPTEDLSSSYGSLVGDKTTVQESENPFS